One Eurosta solidaginis isolate ZX-2024a chromosome 5, ASM4086904v1, whole genome shotgun sequence DNA segment encodes these proteins:
- the prc gene encoding fibroin heavy chain isoform X2 produces MLPVRWAFVGIALLIAATNGATITSRDESTAESNYDVDNDQFDLDRSKRSGRGYLRGQTQSQYLNFGKPEQDGKAEAEANEHGSRTTVSGSHGMGQAQSQFSMGDCSDCSTSPIYEYPVGSPDPLTLVGPGTGIGAVGRPDALVTAPGTGAIGPSVVGAPGAAGAFRPGGAYQPSGPGGIGARPGGRQPGVGLQPVGGLQPGGGYETRIGGQPTSPGGVTGTGGIQPDGVYRPGAGLQPGAGYGPGIRSQPSGPDSVAGAVTPSGAYRPGAGQQPGTGLQTSAGYEAGTGGQQSGSGGKAGGAYRPGAGQQPGAGLQPAAGQQTGGGYDAGIRGQAIGSGGMPGGKYRPGAGLQLGGGLLPGGGLQPGARYEAGTGGQRGGPSGIAGGAYRPSTALQPGVEQQASAGLPNGRGYGAGIDGQPSGPGGTVGTGAVPVSGVYRPGAGFQPGEGYGTRTEGQLIGTGGIRPQPGDGYGNDREGGLDRVGDGGGGAFTSSAGRQPIRLYEPHRNGVGGFPVGPDGGRVGIPGLGLRPGAPFVSGSQISGQPGSQGGLDVGTRYQPGDALRPGFGSQPSGVVVQPSGAGAGVRVDIGGQPGGVYKPDGAVAVGTGSVQGTGMGSGQGYGPSTGAQPGVNYIPGAGVQPGDIYRPSSEGGAVYGAGAGARPSGIYGADIPPDAYVNPSMPGAGSIPGQAYGPGMSQPGIAYGPSGVPTGAYAQPGPSVQPGTGAGFQPGAGLQPGASYRPGAGYQPGTGLQQGVGLQPGASYQPGTGFHPGAGVQPGAGYQPGAGVQSGAGFQPRPRVQQGAGEQPGAGYQQGAGVQPGAGYQLRPGVQQGAGEQPGVGYQPGAGVQPGAGVQPGAGYQPGAGVQPGAGYQPGAGVQPGVGVQPGAGYQPGAGVQPGAGYQPGAGVQPGAGYQPGAGVQPGAGYQPGAGVQPGAGVQPGAGYQLRPGVQQGAGEQPGVGYQPRTGVQPGAGVQPGAGYQPGAGVQPGAGVQPGAGYQPGAGVQPGAGYQPGPGLQPGAGYQPGGGLQPGAGYQPGAGSQPGAGLQPGAGLQPGAGYQPGAGLQPSTGVQPGAGYQSGIGLQPSAGVQPGAGYQPGVGQLPGRGFQPGTIYQPGTGLQPGTGYQPSVDLQPGAGYQPGSRLQTGAGVGLKSGGALQPGSQTGFGYGAQLGGESSGKPGVADIYGLGGGTGVQQGGLYGPSAGVGALPPDVGATGVGGVGGTGFLPGVGVSTAPGAVVYPGGVGPGAGALGPSNLLQASGAGGTEDAFSQAESSISDGQAAASSQGKKNGGTAKSQVSGTYSSTGTFSASASTSDSDRSANAQVSGSSEGAMSQSQGQGGAAQSQAQVQVNAKNGGTKASSQSGGIIHQSQSEVQANDKGGLADSQSSGPGQTSSQAQIGFRPNQDGSTAPALRGGGQASAQSGSHSGQSQSQIQGTSSFGVSYHGAAQSASGTKEQVASYREQNRELFHSISQFGNTDAVTDRVDAVYSGPSGTSLTAEGGVLPDLDLKSSKSVKEIVNANKVTDDVSTINEDDEEEAPYDDYDDDDDEYYNENTSKMDTKADTKTESKTQTDAQKPYRTYSQNSPTQSQQAAIPNSADKYLLVQNQNGRIQKYPFRTTTEMVPRGFRGTVNVEKKFHTSTKAVKSQTTDNDLDSAEETAKPGKPSSKHRALDSYVTVTKSVTGSMDNTKSPPQENKNFQSTYYTKSSTCGYFTFSCNIVYGANGRSKICRPKAPTNGKC; encoded by the exons ACCTCGAGAGATGAAAGTACAGCTGAATCAAATTATGATGTCGATAATGACCAATTCGATTTGGACAGATCGAAACGAAGCGGTAGAGGCTA TTTACGCGGACAGACGCaatctcaatatctaaattttgGTAAACCAGAACAGGATGGCAAAGCGGAAGCCGAGGCTAATGAGCATGGATCAAGAACAACAGTTT CTGGAAGCCATGGTATGGGACAAGCGCAGAGTCAATTTTCCATGGGAGACTGCAGTGACTGTTCCACAAGTCCAATTTATG aatatCCCGTGGGCTCTCCAGATCCGCTTACTTTGGTTGGTCCTGGTACAGGTATTGGTGCTGTTGGCCGGCCAGATGCATTAGTCACTGCTCCAGGAACGGGCGCAATTGGCCCAAGTGTTGTTGGTGCTCCTGGAGCTGCAGGAGCATTTAGACCAGGGGGAGCTTATCAGCCTTCTGGTCCAGGCGGAATTGGGGCGAGGCCTGGAGGTCGCCAGCCAGGTGTCGGATTACAACCAGTTGGCGGACTACAGCCAGGTGGCGGCTATGAAACGAGAATCGGTGGCCAACCAACAAGTCCTGGTGGTGTAACTGGTACAGGAGGAATACAACCAGATGGAGTATATAGACCAGGTGCTGGTTTACAGCCAGGAGCCGGATACGGTCCTGGAATCCGAAGCCAACCTAGCGGACCCGATAGCGTAGCCGGAGCAGTAACCCCAAGTGGGGCATATAGACCAGGTGCCGGACAACAACCTGGCACCGGACTACAAACAAGTGCGGGATATGAAGCTGGAACCGGTGGTCAACAAAGTGGCTCTGGAGGCAAAGCAGGAGGAGCGTATAGACCAGGTGCTGGACAGCAACCAGGTGCGGGTCTTCAACCAGCTGCCGGACAGCAAACTGGTGGGGGATATGACGCTGGAATCAGGGGTCAAGCTATTGGCTCTGGTGGAATGCCAGGTGGAAAATATAGACCAGGTGCGGGACTTCAACTAGGTGGCGGACTACTACCGGGTGGCGGATTACAGCCTGGTGCGCGATATGAAGCCGGGACAGGTGGTCAACGTGGTGGCCCTAGTGGCATAGCAGGTGGAGCGTATAGACCAAGTACGGCACTTCAACCAGGTGTCGAACAACAAGCAAGCGCTGGACTTCCGAATGGTAGGGGTTATGGAGCTGGAATTGATGGTCAACCTAGTGGGCCTGGTGGTACAGTTGGTACGGGAGCAGTACCAGTAAGTGGAGTGTATAGACCAGGTGCTGGGTTCCAACCTGGCGAAGGATATGGAACGAGAACTGAAGGTCAGCTGATTGGTACGGGTGGCATAAGACCGCAACCCGGAGATGGTTACGGGAATGATCGAGAGGGTGGACTCGATAGAGTAGGTGACGGAGGCGGAGGAGCTTTTACTTCAAGTGCAGGAAGGCAGCCAATTAGATTATATGAACCACATAGAAACGGCGTCGGAGGTTTTCCTGTGGGCCCAGATGGTGGCAGAGTCGGTATTCCAGGTCTAGGTTTACGACCTGGTGCTCCGTTCGTAAGTGGTTCCCAAATATCTGGCCAGCCCGGGTCGCAGGGTGGTCTCGATGTTGGTACAAGATATCAACCAGGTGATGCATTGAGACCTGGTTTTGGAAGTCAGCCCAGTGGAGTCGTCGTTCAACCTTCGGGTGCGGGAGCTGGAGTAAGAGTTGATATTGGTGGACAGCCGGGAGGAGTTTATAAACCTGATGGCGCAGTGGCAGTTGGTACAGGGTCTGTTCAGGGTACTGGCATGGGTTCCGGTCAAGGTTATGGCCCATCTACGGGAGCTCAGCCTGGTGTCAATTATATACCAGGTGCGGGCGTGCAACCTGGTGATATCTATCGGCCTTCTAGTGAAGGAGGTGCAGTATATGGGGCGGGAGCAGGTGCTCGACCAAGTGGGATATATGGCGCGGATATTCCACCAGATGCGTATGTTAATCCGAGTATGCCAGGTGCCGGCTCAATTCCAGGTCAAGCTTATGGTCCAGGTATGTCGCAGCCTGGTATTGCTTATGGACCTAGTGGTGTACCAACTGGAGCATATGCTCAACCAGGACCAAGTGTACAGCCCGGAACAGGTGCAGGATTTCAGCCAGGAGCAGGTTTACAGCCCGGAGCTAGTTATCGACCGGGTGCAGGTTATCAACCAGGAACAGGTTTGCAGCAAGGAGTAGGTTTACAGCCAGGCGCAAGCTACCAACCGGGAACAGGTTTCCATCCGGGTGCAGGAGTACAACCAGGAGCAGGTTACCAACCAGGTGCAGGCGTACAGTCAGGAGCAGGTTTTCAACCAAGACCCCGTGTTCAACAAGGTGCAGGCGAACAGCCAGGAGCAGGTTACCAACAAGGAGCCGGTGTTCAACCAGGTGCAGGTTACCAACTAAGACCCGGTGTTCAACAAGGTGCAGGCGAACAGCCAGGAGTAGGTTACCAACCAGGAGCCGGTGTTCAACCAGGTGCAGGTGTACAGCCAGGAGCAGGTTACCAACCAGGTGCAGGTGTACAGCCAGGAGCAGGTTACCAACCAGGAGCCGGTGTCCAACCAGGTGTAGGTGTGCAACCAGGAGCAGGGTACCAACCAGGCGCAGGTGTGCAACCAGGAGCAGGGTACCAACCAGGCGCAGGTGTGCAACCAGGAGCAGGTTACCAACCAGGTGCAGGTGTACAGCCAGGAGCAGGTTACCAACCAGGAGCCGGTGTTCAACCAGGTGCAGGTGTACAGCCAGGAGCAGGTTACCAACTAAGACCCGGTGTTCAACAAGGTGCAGGCGAACAGCCAGGAGTAGGTTACCAACCAAGAACCGGTGTTCAACCAGGTGCAGGTGTACAGCCAGGGGCAGGTTACCAACCAGGAGCCGGTGTCCAACCAGGTGCAGGTGTGCAACCAGGAGCAGGGTACCAACCAGGCGCAGGTGTGCAACCAGGAGCAGGTTACCAACCAGGTCCAGGTCTACAACCAGGGGCAGGTTACCAACCAGGTGGAGGTCTACAGCCAGGAGCAGGTTACCAACCAGGAGCTGGTTCCCAACCAGGTGCAGGCCTGCAACCAGGTGCAGGCCTGCAACCAGGAGCAGGCTACCAACCAGGGGCTGGGCTTCAACCCAGCACAGGTGTGCAACCAGGAGCAGGTTACCAATCAGGGATAGGTCTTCAACCGAGTGCAGGTGTGCAACCAGGAGCAGGTTATCAACCAGGGGTAGGTCAACTGCCAGGCAGAGGTTTCCAACCGGGAACAATTTACCAACCAGGAACAGGCCTTCAACCAGGTACAGGTTATCAGCCAAGCGTAGATTTACAACCAGGTGCAGGTTATCAACCAGGGTCACGTCTTCAAACAGGTGCAGGTGTAGGCTTAAAATCCGGCGGCGCATTGCAACCGGGTTCACAGACTGGCTTTGGTTACGGTGCACAACTTGGAGGAGAATCTTCCGGAAAGCCAGGTGTTGCTGATATTTATGGTCTTGGCGGTGGCACAGGTGTACAACAAGGTGGATTATATGGACCTTCAGCGGGAGTCGGAGCATTACCACCTGATGTCGGCGCTACAGGAGTCGGTGGTGTTGGTGGTACTGGATTCTTGCCTGGTGTTGGGGTATCCACAGCACCCGGAGCTGTCGTCTATCCTGGAGGTGTTGGCCCTGGAGCGGGAGCTTTGG GTCCAAGCAACTTGCTACAAGCATCTGGGGCCGGTGGTACAGAAGACGCCTTCTCGCAAGCTGAGTCTTCAATAAGTGATGGCCAAGCTGCTGCCAGTTCGCAAGGCAAAAAGAATGGAGGCACCGCAAAATCTCAAGTATCGGGTACATATAGCTCGACTGGAACTTTCAGTGCTAGTGCTTCCACATCGGACAGCGATCGTTCCGCCAATGCCCAAGTGAGCGGAAGCAGTGAAGGAGCTATGAGTCAGTCACAAGGACAAGGGGGTGCAGCACAATCACAGGCGCAAGTACAAGTAAATGCGAAGAATGGTGGTACTAAAGCATCCTCACAGAGTGGTGGTATAATCCATCAGAGTCAAAGCGAG GTGCAAGCAAACGATAAGGGTGGTTTGGCTGATTCACAGTCAAGTGGACCGGGACAAACATCATCACAGGCGCAAATCGGTTTCCGACCCAATCAAGACGGTAGTACTGCGCCAGCTCTTCGCGGTGGCGGTCAAGCTTCTGCGCAATCTGGCAGTCACTCGGGTCAGAGTCAATCGCAGATTCAAGGCACATCTAG TTTCGGCGTATCATATCATGGAGCTGCTCAGTCTGCGTCCGGCACGAAAGAACAAGTAGCAAGCTATCGTGAACAAAATCGCGAATTGTTTCACAGCATAAGCCAATTCGGAAATACTGATGC AGTTACTGATCGTGTAGATGCCGTGTATAGTGGCCCAAGTGGAACATCGCTGACTGCAGAGGGTGGTGTGTTACCGGATTTGGATCTGAAATCTTCAAAGAGTGTCAAAGAGA TCGTTAATGCCAACAAAGTAACCGACGATGTTTCCACAATAAACGAAGATGACGAAGAAGAGGCACCATATGATGATTacgacgatgatgatgatgaatacTATAACGAAAACACATCCAAAATGGATACTAAGGCCGATACTAAAACAGAGAGCAAGACACAAACGGACGCACAAAAACCATATCGCACATATTCACAAAATTCACCCACACAAAGTCAACAGGCTGCTATACCCAACTCAGCCGATAAATATCTTTTGGTACAAAATCAAAATGGACGCATTCAAAAATATCCTTTCCGTACCACAACAGAAATGGTACCACGTGGCTTCCGTGGTACCGTTAAtgtcgagaaaaaattccatacaagtacaaaagcAGTGAAGTCTCAAACGACAGATAATGATCTCGATAGCGCCGAAGAAACGGCTAAACCGGGTAAGCCCAGCAGCAAACATCGTGCCCTGGATAGTTATGTAACTGTAACTAAATCAGTTACCGGTAGCATGGATAATACGAAAAGTCCACCGCAGGAGAATAAAAATTTCCAATCGACTTATTATACAAAATCCTCGACTTGTGGATATTTCACATTCTCTTGTAATATAGTTTATGGTGCGAATGGTCGGAGTAAAATTTGTCGTCCGAAAGCGCCAACAAATGGCAAATGTTAA
- the prc gene encoding fibroin heavy chain isoform X1, translating into MLPVRWAFVGIALLIAATNGATITSRDESTAESNYDVDNDQFDLDRSKRSGRGYLRGQTQSQYLNFGKPEQDGKAEAEANEHGSRTTVSGSHGMGQAQSQFSMGDCSDCSTSPIYEYPVGSPDPLTLVGPGTGIGAVGRPDALVTAPGTGAIGPSVVGAPGAAGAFRPGGAYQPSGPGGIGARPGGRQPGVGLQPVGGLQPGGGYETRIGGQPTSPGGVTGTGGIQPDGVYRPGAGLQPGAGYGPGIRSQPSGPDSVAGAVTPSGAYRPGAGQQPGTGLQTSAGYEAGTGGQQSGSGGKAGGAYRPGAGQQPGAGLQPAAGQQTGGGYDAGIRGQAIGSGGMPGGKYRPGAGLQLGGGLLPGGGLQPGARYEAGTGGQRGGPSGIAGGAYRPSTALQPGVEQQASAGLPNGRGYGAGIDGQPSGPGGTVGTGAVPVSGVYRPGAGFQPGEGYGTRTEGQLIGTGGIRPQPGDGYGNDREGGLDRVGDGGGGAFTSSAGRQPIRLYEPHRNGVGGFPVGPDGGRVGIPGLGLRPGAPFVSGSQISGQPGSQGGLDVGTRYQPGDALRPGFGSQPSGVVVQPSGAGAGVRVDIGGQPGGVYKPDGAVAVGTGSVQGTGMGSGQGYGPSTGAQPGVNYIPGAGVQPGDIYRPSSEGGAVYGAGAGARPSGIYGADIPPDAYVNPSMPGAGSIPGQAYGPGMSQPGIAYGPSGVPTGAYAQPGPSVQPGTGAGFQPGAGLQPGASYRPGAGYQPGTGLQQGVGLQPGASYQPGTGFHPGAGVQPGAGYQPGAGVQSGAGFQPRPRVQQGAGEQPGAGYQQGAGVQPGAGYQLRPGVQQGAGEQPGVGYQPGAGVQPGAGVQPGAGYQPGAGVQPGAGYQPGAGVQPGVGVQPGAGYQPGAGVQPGAGYQPGAGVQPGAGYQPGAGVQPGAGYQPGAGVQPGAGVQPGAGYQLRPGVQQGAGEQPGVGYQPRTGVQPGAGVQPGAGYQPGAGVQPGAGVQPGAGYQPGAGVQPGAGYQPGPGLQPGAGYQPGGGLQPGAGYQPGAGSQPGAGLQPGAGLQPGAGYQPGAGLQPSTGVQPGAGYQSGIGLQPSAGVQPGAGYQPGVGQLPGRGFQPGTIYQPGTGLQPGTGYQPSVDLQPGAGYQPGSRLQTGAGVGLKSGGALQPGSQTGFGYGAQLGGESSGKPGVADIYGLGGGTGVQQGGLYGPSAGVGALPPDVGATGVGGVGGTGFLPGVGVSTAPGAVVYPGGVGPGAGALGPSNLLQASGAGGTEDAFSQAESSISDGQAAASSQGKKNGGTAKSQVSGTYSSTGTFSASASTSDSDRSANAQVSGSSEGAMSQSQGQGGAAQSQAQVQVNAKNGGTKASSQSGGIIHQSQSEVQANDKGGLADSQSSGPGQTSSQAQIGFRPNQDGSTAPALRGGGQASAQSGSHSGQSQSQIQGTSSFGVSYHGAAQSASGTKEQVASYREQNRELFHSISQFGNTDAVTDRVDAVYSGPSGTSLTAEGGVLPDLDLKSSKSVKESKFRNVCLFARFSVISSKSVKEIVNANKVTDDVSTINEDDEEEAPYDDYDDDDDEYYNENTSKMDTKADTKTESKTQTDAQKPYRTYSQNSPTQSQQAAIPNSADKYLLVQNQNGRIQKYPFRTTTEMVPRGFRGTVNVEKKFHTSTKAVKSQTTDNDLDSAEETAKPGKPSSKHRALDSYVTVTKSVTGSMDNTKSPPQENKNFQSTYYTKSSTCGYFTFSCNIVYGANGRSKICRPKAPTNGKC; encoded by the exons ACCTCGAGAGATGAAAGTACAGCTGAATCAAATTATGATGTCGATAATGACCAATTCGATTTGGACAGATCGAAACGAAGCGGTAGAGGCTA TTTACGCGGACAGACGCaatctcaatatctaaattttgGTAAACCAGAACAGGATGGCAAAGCGGAAGCCGAGGCTAATGAGCATGGATCAAGAACAACAGTTT CTGGAAGCCATGGTATGGGACAAGCGCAGAGTCAATTTTCCATGGGAGACTGCAGTGACTGTTCCACAAGTCCAATTTATG aatatCCCGTGGGCTCTCCAGATCCGCTTACTTTGGTTGGTCCTGGTACAGGTATTGGTGCTGTTGGCCGGCCAGATGCATTAGTCACTGCTCCAGGAACGGGCGCAATTGGCCCAAGTGTTGTTGGTGCTCCTGGAGCTGCAGGAGCATTTAGACCAGGGGGAGCTTATCAGCCTTCTGGTCCAGGCGGAATTGGGGCGAGGCCTGGAGGTCGCCAGCCAGGTGTCGGATTACAACCAGTTGGCGGACTACAGCCAGGTGGCGGCTATGAAACGAGAATCGGTGGCCAACCAACAAGTCCTGGTGGTGTAACTGGTACAGGAGGAATACAACCAGATGGAGTATATAGACCAGGTGCTGGTTTACAGCCAGGAGCCGGATACGGTCCTGGAATCCGAAGCCAACCTAGCGGACCCGATAGCGTAGCCGGAGCAGTAACCCCAAGTGGGGCATATAGACCAGGTGCCGGACAACAACCTGGCACCGGACTACAAACAAGTGCGGGATATGAAGCTGGAACCGGTGGTCAACAAAGTGGCTCTGGAGGCAAAGCAGGAGGAGCGTATAGACCAGGTGCTGGACAGCAACCAGGTGCGGGTCTTCAACCAGCTGCCGGACAGCAAACTGGTGGGGGATATGACGCTGGAATCAGGGGTCAAGCTATTGGCTCTGGTGGAATGCCAGGTGGAAAATATAGACCAGGTGCGGGACTTCAACTAGGTGGCGGACTACTACCGGGTGGCGGATTACAGCCTGGTGCGCGATATGAAGCCGGGACAGGTGGTCAACGTGGTGGCCCTAGTGGCATAGCAGGTGGAGCGTATAGACCAAGTACGGCACTTCAACCAGGTGTCGAACAACAAGCAAGCGCTGGACTTCCGAATGGTAGGGGTTATGGAGCTGGAATTGATGGTCAACCTAGTGGGCCTGGTGGTACAGTTGGTACGGGAGCAGTACCAGTAAGTGGAGTGTATAGACCAGGTGCTGGGTTCCAACCTGGCGAAGGATATGGAACGAGAACTGAAGGTCAGCTGATTGGTACGGGTGGCATAAGACCGCAACCCGGAGATGGTTACGGGAATGATCGAGAGGGTGGACTCGATAGAGTAGGTGACGGAGGCGGAGGAGCTTTTACTTCAAGTGCAGGAAGGCAGCCAATTAGATTATATGAACCACATAGAAACGGCGTCGGAGGTTTTCCTGTGGGCCCAGATGGTGGCAGAGTCGGTATTCCAGGTCTAGGTTTACGACCTGGTGCTCCGTTCGTAAGTGGTTCCCAAATATCTGGCCAGCCCGGGTCGCAGGGTGGTCTCGATGTTGGTACAAGATATCAACCAGGTGATGCATTGAGACCTGGTTTTGGAAGTCAGCCCAGTGGAGTCGTCGTTCAACCTTCGGGTGCGGGAGCTGGAGTAAGAGTTGATATTGGTGGACAGCCGGGAGGAGTTTATAAACCTGATGGCGCAGTGGCAGTTGGTACAGGGTCTGTTCAGGGTACTGGCATGGGTTCCGGTCAAGGTTATGGCCCATCTACGGGAGCTCAGCCTGGTGTCAATTATATACCAGGTGCGGGCGTGCAACCTGGTGATATCTATCGGCCTTCTAGTGAAGGAGGTGCAGTATATGGGGCGGGAGCAGGTGCTCGACCAAGTGGGATATATGGCGCGGATATTCCACCAGATGCGTATGTTAATCCGAGTATGCCAGGTGCCGGCTCAATTCCAGGTCAAGCTTATGGTCCAGGTATGTCGCAGCCTGGTATTGCTTATGGACCTAGTGGTGTACCAACTGGAGCATATGCTCAACCAGGACCAAGTGTACAGCCCGGAACAGGTGCAGGATTTCAGCCAGGAGCAGGTTTACAGCCCGGAGCTAGTTATCGACCGGGTGCAGGTTATCAACCAGGAACAGGTTTGCAGCAAGGAGTAGGTTTACAGCCAGGCGCAAGCTACCAACCGGGAACAGGTTTCCATCCGGGTGCAGGAGTACAACCAGGAGCAGGTTACCAACCAGGTGCAGGCGTACAGTCAGGAGCAGGTTTTCAACCAAGACCCCGTGTTCAACAAGGTGCAGGCGAACAGCCAGGAGCAGGTTACCAACAAGGAGCCGGTGTTCAACCAGGTGCAGGTTACCAACTAAGACCCGGTGTTCAACAAGGTGCAGGCGAACAGCCAGGAGTAGGTTACCAACCAGGAGCCGGTGTTCAACCAGGTGCAGGTGTACAGCCAGGAGCAGGTTACCAACCAGGTGCAGGTGTACAGCCAGGAGCAGGTTACCAACCAGGAGCCGGTGTCCAACCAGGTGTAGGTGTGCAACCAGGAGCAGGGTACCAACCAGGCGCAGGTGTGCAACCAGGAGCAGGGTACCAACCAGGCGCAGGTGTGCAACCAGGAGCAGGTTACCAACCAGGTGCAGGTGTACAGCCAGGAGCAGGTTACCAACCAGGAGCCGGTGTTCAACCAGGTGCAGGTGTACAGCCAGGAGCAGGTTACCAACTAAGACCCGGTGTTCAACAAGGTGCAGGCGAACAGCCAGGAGTAGGTTACCAACCAAGAACCGGTGTTCAACCAGGTGCAGGTGTACAGCCAGGGGCAGGTTACCAACCAGGAGCCGGTGTCCAACCAGGTGCAGGTGTGCAACCAGGAGCAGGGTACCAACCAGGCGCAGGTGTGCAACCAGGAGCAGGTTACCAACCAGGTCCAGGTCTACAACCAGGGGCAGGTTACCAACCAGGTGGAGGTCTACAGCCAGGAGCAGGTTACCAACCAGGAGCTGGTTCCCAACCAGGTGCAGGCCTGCAACCAGGTGCAGGCCTGCAACCAGGAGCAGGCTACCAACCAGGGGCTGGGCTTCAACCCAGCACAGGTGTGCAACCAGGAGCAGGTTACCAATCAGGGATAGGTCTTCAACCGAGTGCAGGTGTGCAACCAGGAGCAGGTTATCAACCAGGGGTAGGTCAACTGCCAGGCAGAGGTTTCCAACCGGGAACAATTTACCAACCAGGAACAGGCCTTCAACCAGGTACAGGTTATCAGCCAAGCGTAGATTTACAACCAGGTGCAGGTTATCAACCAGGGTCACGTCTTCAAACAGGTGCAGGTGTAGGCTTAAAATCCGGCGGCGCATTGCAACCGGGTTCACAGACTGGCTTTGGTTACGGTGCACAACTTGGAGGAGAATCTTCCGGAAAGCCAGGTGTTGCTGATATTTATGGTCTTGGCGGTGGCACAGGTGTACAACAAGGTGGATTATATGGACCTTCAGCGGGAGTCGGAGCATTACCACCTGATGTCGGCGCTACAGGAGTCGGTGGTGTTGGTGGTACTGGATTCTTGCCTGGTGTTGGGGTATCCACAGCACCCGGAGCTGTCGTCTATCCTGGAGGTGTTGGCCCTGGAGCGGGAGCTTTGG GTCCAAGCAACTTGCTACAAGCATCTGGGGCCGGTGGTACAGAAGACGCCTTCTCGCAAGCTGAGTCTTCAATAAGTGATGGCCAAGCTGCTGCCAGTTCGCAAGGCAAAAAGAATGGAGGCACCGCAAAATCTCAAGTATCGGGTACATATAGCTCGACTGGAACTTTCAGTGCTAGTGCTTCCACATCGGACAGCGATCGTTCCGCCAATGCCCAAGTGAGCGGAAGCAGTGAAGGAGCTATGAGTCAGTCACAAGGACAAGGGGGTGCAGCACAATCACAGGCGCAAGTACAAGTAAATGCGAAGAATGGTGGTACTAAAGCATCCTCACAGAGTGGTGGTATAATCCATCAGAGTCAAAGCGAG GTGCAAGCAAACGATAAGGGTGGTTTGGCTGATTCACAGTCAAGTGGACCGGGACAAACATCATCACAGGCGCAAATCGGTTTCCGACCCAATCAAGACGGTAGTACTGCGCCAGCTCTTCGCGGTGGCGGTCAAGCTTCTGCGCAATCTGGCAGTCACTCGGGTCAGAGTCAATCGCAGATTCAAGGCACATCTAG TTTCGGCGTATCATATCATGGAGCTGCTCAGTCTGCGTCCGGCACGAAAGAACAAGTAGCAAGCTATCGTGAACAAAATCGCGAATTGTTTCACAGCATAAGCCAATTCGGAAATACTGATGC AGTTACTGATCGTGTAGATGCCGTGTATAGTGGCCCAAGTGGAACATCGCTGACTGCAGAGGGTGGTGTGTTACCGGATTTGGATCTGAAATCTTCAAAGAGTGTCAAAGAGAGTAAGTTCCGTAATGTATGTTTATTtgcacgattttccgtcatctcttcAAAGAGTGTCAAAGAGA TCGTTAATGCCAACAAAGTAACCGACGATGTTTCCACAATAAACGAAGATGACGAAGAAGAGGCACCATATGATGATTacgacgatgatgatgatgaatacTATAACGAAAACACATCCAAAATGGATACTAAGGCCGATACTAAAACAGAGAGCAAGACACAAACGGACGCACAAAAACCATATCGCACATATTCACAAAATTCACCCACACAAAGTCAACAGGCTGCTATACCCAACTCAGCCGATAAATATCTTTTGGTACAAAATCAAAATGGACGCATTCAAAAATATCCTTTCCGTACCACAACAGAAATGGTACCACGTGGCTTCCGTGGTACCGTTAAtgtcgagaaaaaattccatacaagtacaaaagcAGTGAAGTCTCAAACGACAGATAATGATCTCGATAGCGCCGAAGAAACGGCTAAACCGGGTAAGCCCAGCAGCAAACATCGTGCCCTGGATAGTTATGTAACTGTAACTAAATCAGTTACCGGTAGCATGGATAATACGAAAAGTCCACCGCAGGAGAATAAAAATTTCCAATCGACTTATTATACAAAATCCTCGACTTGTGGATATTTCACATTCTCTTGTAATATAGTTTATGGTGCGAATGGTCGGAGTAAAATTTGTCGTCCGAAAGCGCCAACAAATGGCAAATGTTAA